In Acidobacteriota bacterium, the genomic stretch CATGTCTACGTCACCGCCCGCGAAGACAGCGCGGTCTCCGTCTTTGCCGTGCCCTCGGCGGTGATCTTCACCGATGGCTTCGAGACCGGGGATGCTACCGCCTGGTCGAGGCAGGTGCCCTGAGCTCGCTGGGCTGGAGAGCTCGAGGAGTCCTCCAGTCAGCGGCTACTCGAAAGCCGCCAAGGCCATGCCGACGAGCATTCCCAACAGAAGGATGCCCGCGAAGAAGAGGCGCAGCTGGAACTCCGAGAAAGCTCCCGGCGTGTGCTTCTCGTACCCTCTCGCTCGACGCTTCATCGCTTTCCGCATGCGAATCAGCATGGTGCCTCCTTTCCACGGTCCGCTACGACCCCATGCTATCCTGCCACAAATACTTAGTGTTGTAATCGCCCGCGAGCGCCCAGCGCCCCAGTCCCCAGCGCCCCAGTCCCCGGCCTCCAGCGCCAGAGCCCGCAGGAAGGAAGCCCAGATATGCCCTTTGCAAGCATCGCCGCCCTCGTCGCCCCGCTCCACCGTCTCACCCTCTCCCTGCTGGGATTTGCGCTCTGCCTGCTGCTGGTGGCACCGGCGAGCGCCATGGAGACTCTCGATCAGCGCCAGGAGACCTTCAGCCCCGCCGGCGCTGCCTACGTCCTGGGCGGGGAAGTCGACCAACGCATCGCCCAGATCGTCACCGTCGGCATCAGTGGCCGTCTGAGCCGCATCGAAGCGCCCATCGGCTGCACCGACGGTGAGCTGCTGCTGGAGATCCGCAACCTCCGCGCCGACGGCGCCCCGGGGGACACGGTGCTGCACTCCCAGACCTACCCCGCCAGCGACTTCCCGGAGGTCGCCCCCCTCCTCACCTGGTCGACCCTCGTGCTCACCGACGGCCCCGGCTTCACCCGCGGCCAGCGCTTCGCCCTCGTCCTCGACAACCCCACCGGCGCCTGCGACCTCACCGGCGCCGAGGCCGGCGATCTCTACCCCCGCGGCGGCGCCTACTTCAAGGCCCTCCCCACCCCCACCGACTGGCTCTCCTTCGCCACCGCCCCCGGGGATGAGGACGACCTGGTCTTCCGCACCTACGTGACCGAGCCCCGCCCGGCCCGGGAACCGCTCTGCCGCGTCCCCACCGGCCTGACGCCGCCTCTGGGCCAGATTTTCCTCGCCACCCCCATCTGCGGCTGCCTGTCGAACCGCACGGTGATGGAATTCCAATGCCGCCTGATCCACCCCGACTTCTTTGCCTCGGTGCGCGTCCCGGAAGTGGTTGCCCCCGGCGAGGTCTTCACCGTCACCTGGACCGTCCTCCCAGCCAACGATCTCGACCGCCCGGTCATCGTCCGTAGCCGCTGGCCCCAAGGCTTCCTCTTCGACGACGCTCCCTTAGACTTCAGCAACGCCCTCCCCGCCGGCAACGCCGTCACCCTCACCACCCAAGTCCAGGCCCCCCAGACCCCGGGCAAGTACCGCTTCCGCAGCCTGGTCCGCTACCTTGACCAGCCGACGAAGCGGGATCCGGGGGCGGTGGTGCTGCGCAGTGGGGTGAAGGTACGGGAGCCCTCGCAGTAGGAGCGGGCTGCTAGAGCTCGCGGTAGCAACAAAGCTCCTCCGGCGGGATCGAGTTGTCCGCGCACAAGACCACGTCGAATCCCGCCGGATGATGGGACGCGACGCTCCGCATATCGCAAACCGAGAACTGGATTTCGAACCCCCGAGCCTCCGCTTCCTGTCGAGCCCGCGCAACCGCTCCCTCCGACAGATCCGAAGCCTGGATATCGAATCCCCTGGCGGCCAGGCCAAGGCTTTGGGTGCCGATCCCGCAGGCCACATCGAGGATCGACCGAGCCTCCCGACCCCAGCGGTCACGAATCAGCTGAGCCAGCTGCTCTCCCTGCGGCTCGATGCTGGCTTCCCAGTCCGGATAGATCAGGTGGTAGTACGGCGAGAGCTCATCGTAGAAATTCGGCACAGGCCTCCAGCGTAGCGAGGGGTCCGACATCTATCCCCGTCCGGAGGGCGTCACCTGGCTACTCGCCGATCGTATCCGCCAGAACCACAGGGATTGAGCTCGATACTTGGATGTCTTCCTCGTTCTGCCGGCACGGCGGCAGCCTGCTGACTTGATACCAGGCGACCAGGTCAGCACTCTCAACCTCTATCTGCAGCGGCACCGACAAGTCGAGTGGATCCTCCAGACTCTCGCCCGGTGCCAAGGAGACCCTCTCGGCGCACGAGGAGTCCAGGGTGTAGCTTTCCCATCGGATTGGAAAAACACGATCTTCA encodes the following:
- a CDS encoding class I SAM-dependent methyltransferase produces the protein MPNFYDELSPYYHLIYPDWEASIEPQGEQLAQLIRDRWGREARSILDVACGIGTQSLGLAARGFDIQASDLSEGAVARARQEAEARGFEIQFSVCDMRSVASHHPAGFDVVLCADNSIPPEELCCYREL